ACATGATGCTCAAGACCCACCTCGGCCCGGTCGAGGACGACTCCGGCCTGCACTACCTGCGGCCCGAGACGGCACAGGGCATCTTCGTCAACTTCGCCAACGTCATGACCTCGGCGCGCAGAAAGCCGCCGTTCGGCATCGGCCAGATCGGCAAGTCCTTCCGCAACGAGATCACGCCGGGCAACTTCATCTTCCGCACCCGTGAGTTCGAGCAGATGGAGATGGAGTTCTTCGTCGAGCCCGGCACGGACGTCGAGTGGCACCAGTACTGGATCGACGCGCGCACGGACTGGTACACCGACCTGGGCATCGCCCGGGACAACCTGCGCCACTACGAGCACCCGCAGGAGAAGCTCTCGCACTACTCCAAGCGCACCGTGGACATCGAGTACCGCTTCGGCTTCCAGGGCAGCGAGTGGGGCGAGCTCGAGGGCGTCGCCAACCGCACGGACTTCGACCTCACCACACACTCGGAGCACTCCGGTCAGGACCTCAGCTACTTCGACCAGGCCAAGAACGAGCGCTGGGTGCCCTACGTCATCGAGCCGGCCGCGGGCCTGACCCGCTCGCTCATGGCGTTCCTCGTGGACGCCTACACCGAGGACGAGGCTCCGAACACCAAGGGCGGCGTCGACAAGCGCACCGTGCTGCGCCTGGACTCGCGGCTGGCGCCCGTCAAGGCCGCCGTCCTGCCGCTGTCGCGCAACGAGCAGCTCTCGCCCGTCGCCCGTGACCTCGCCACGGAGCTGCGGGGCTACTGGAACGTCGACTTCGACGACGCCGGTGCGGTCGGCCGGCGCTACCGGCGCCAGGACGAGGTGGGCACGCCCTTCTGCATCACGGTCGACTTCGACTCGCTCGAGGACCAGGCCGTCACGGTGCGCGAGCGCGACTCCATGACCCAGGAGCGGATCTCCCTGGACAAGGTGCGGACCTACCTCGCCGAGCGCCTGCCCGGCTGCTGAGGCCTCGTCCGACCACGGGCCGCACCGAGCGGCGATGGAACGGGCACGTACTCGAATGTTGCCCGTTCCGTCGCCGCAGCCCGGAGGCCCGTGGTCCCGGCGCGATCCGGCTGCCGTCGACGCCACGCGAGGCGCACACACCTGGATCCGGCAACGAGCCGTCTGCCCGACGCTCTGTCGCCGATCTCGACTTGCCGGGGGGCTGCCAGGGCTGACGGCCGGTGTGGCTGCCAGGAGGCGCCCGCGTGGCAGGTCACAACGCCCACGGGTTGGGTGACCTGCACGTCTCGGGGAGAATGTCCGGGTGACTGACCTGCAGATCGGCGACATCCGCCTCGGGAGCCCGATCGTCCTCGCCCCGATGGCGGGTGTGACGAACCCGCCGTTCCGTCGGCTGTGCCGTGAGGCGGGCGTCGCCGGCCTGGCAGCGGGCGCGGCGGCCGACGGCACGACGGCGGAGCTCGCCGGACCAGCCGGTGCAGCGACGGTGACGGCGGACCGCCGGGGCACCTACGCACCGGCCGGCCTGTACGTCACCGAGATGATCACCTCGCGGGCGCTCGTGGAGCGCACGCCCGAGACGATGCGGATGATCACCCCGGACCCCCAGGAGCCGGTGCGCTCCGTCCAGCTCTACGGCGTCGACCCGGCGACCATCGCCGCCGCCGTGCGCATCCTCGTCGCCGAGGACCGCGCCGACCACGTCGACCTCAACTTCGGCTGCCCGGTGCCCAAGGTCACCCGCAAGGGCGGCGGGGCGGCGCTGCCGTGGAAGCGGGACCTCTTCGACGCCATCGTCACCCACGCCGTGGCGGCGGCCCGGGAGGCCTCGGCCGGCCGGGACCACGAGGTGCCCGTGACCGTGAAGATGCGGATGGGCATCGACCCCGACCATCTCACCTACCTCGACGCCGGCCGGCTTGCTGAACGGGCGGGCGTCGCCGCCGTCGCCCTGCACGCGCGGACCGCGGCGCAGCACTACGCCGGCCAGGCGCAGTGGGACACCATCGCGCGTCTCAAGGAGACCGTCACCACCATCCCTGTGCTCGGCAACGGTGACATCTGGTCCGCCGAGGACGCCGAGGCGATGGTGACCCAGACCGGCTGCGACGGCGTCGTGGTCGGCCGCGGCTGCCAGGGGCGTCCCTGGCTCTTCACCGACCTCGTGGCCGCCGCGCACGGGTCTGCGGTACGCGTCACCCCCGGCCTGCGCGAGGTCGCCGCCGTCATCCGCCGGCACGCGGAGCTCATGGTGGAGCACTTCGGCGAGGAGGGCCGGGCGCTGCGCGAGATGCGCAAGCACATGGCCTGGTACCTCAAGGGATACGTGGTCGGCGGGGAGGCCCGGCACGACCTCGGGATGGTCTCGTCGCTCGACGACCTGGACGAGCGCCTCGCCGCCCTCGATCTCGACCAGCCGTACCCGGGCGCCGCGGCGGAGGGTCCGCGGGGGAGGGCCGGCAGCCCCAAGCAGCCGCACCTGCCCGACGGGTGGCTGGGCAGCCGCGACATGGACGAGGAGCTCCTCGCCATGCTCGCGCACGCCGAGCTGTCGGTCTCGGGCGGCTGACCGGCCGATCGGGCGGACTCGGGCGGGTGGGTCAAGCAGTCACCGCTCGCTATCCGGTGCGGCGCACGAGCCAGACGGTGGTGTCCGCGGGCAGGGTGACGCGGCCGTCGTCGTGCAAGAGCTCCCCGCTCGCCAGCAGCACCTCGGTGCCTTCCGGCAGCATGAGCGGGGTGGCGCCGAGGTTCGCGACGACGAGCACCGCCGCCCGAGCCTCCTCGGGCAAGGCGGTGTTGATGAGGCCGACCACCGTGTCACTGTCCCGGTGCTCCTCCGCGAGGGCGAGACCGCCGACACCGAGGCCGAGCTCGCGGCGCAGCCGCAGGGCGGTGCGGTACAGCTCGAGGGTGGAGCCGGCGCGGCCGGTCTGGGCGTCCACCGCGAGTGCTGCCCACGCCGCGGGCTGGGGAAGCCAGGTGGTCCCGGTGGGCGAGAAGCCGAAGCCCGGGGCGTCCGCCTCCCAGGGCAGCGGCACCCGGCAGCCGTCGCGGCCCTTCTCGTCGCCGTTCGTACGGAAGAACGCGGGGTCCTGCCGGACGGCGTCGGGCAGCGCGGTGTGCTCGGGCAGGCCGAGCTCCTCGCCCTGGTAGACGTACGCGGAGCCGGGCAGGGCGAGCATCAGCAGCGTGGCGGCGCCGGCGCGTCGCAGGCCGAGTGCGGCGTCGGGCTGGGGGTCCTCCGGCCCGATGCCGTTGGGTCCCTTGCCGGTCCGCTCGAGCCCCAGCCGGGACGCGTGCCGCACGACGTCGTGGTTGGAGAGCACCCACGTCGTCGGCGCACCGACGTCGTCGTTGGCGCGCAGCGAGGCGGTGATCACGTCGCGAAGCGCCGGTGCGTCCCAGCGGGAGACGAGGTAGCCGAAGTTGAACGCCTGGTGCATCTCGTCGGGGCGGACGTAGCGGGAGAGGCGCTCGACCGGGTCGACCCAGGCCTCGGCGACGAGGATGCGCTCACCGGGATAGGCGTCGAGCACGCGCCGCCAGGCGCGGTAGACCTCGTGGACGCCGTCCTGGTCGTACATCGGCGGCCGGGCGTGGTGCTCCTCGGACGTTCGGGACACGGGCGGCTCGTCGCTGGTGTCCTCGGCGTCCTCGGCGCCCTCCACCATGGTGACGTGGCCGCTCCAGTCGGGCATGCCCGGGGCCTTGACCAGGCCGTGGGCGACGTCCACCCGGAAGCCGTCGACGCCGCGGTCCAGCCAGAACCGCAGCACGTCCTCGAACTCCGCGCGGACCTCGGGGTTGTCCCAGTTGAGGTCGGGCTGGGAGGAGTCGAACAGGTGCAGGTACCACTGGGCGTCGTTGGCCCAGGACGACCCGACGGCGTCGACCCGGTCCCGCACCCGGGTCCAGGCGGCCCCGCCGAACACCGACTCCCAGTTGTTCGGGGCCTCCTCGCCAGTCTCGCCCTGCCCCTCCCGGAAGATGTACCGGGCGCGTTCCCGGCTGCCCGGGCCCGCCTCGAGCGCCGCCTGGAACCACGCATGCTGGTCGGAGGTGTGGTTGGGCACGAGGTCGACGATCACCCGCAGGCCGAGCTCGTGGGCACGGGCCAGGAGGGCGTCGGCGTCGGCGAGGGTGCCGAAGATCGGGTCGATGTCGCGGTAGTCCGCGACGTCGTAGCCGCCGTCAGCCTGTGGGGACCGGTAGAACGGCGAGAGCCAGACGGCGTCGACGCCGAGTGTGGCGAGGTGGTCCAGGCGCCCGGTGATGCCGGGGAGGTCACCCAGGCCGTCGCCGTCGGCGTCGGCGAACGAGCGGGGATAGACCTGGTAGATCACCGCATGGCGCCACCACTCCTCGTCCCGGTGGGGCTCGGGGGTGTGGACGGTCAGGTCGGTGCTCGGGCGCAAGGTCTTCACGGTCAGGATGCTCCGTCGGGTTGGTCGCGGTGGTATGCGCGCATGCGCGCGGGTCGTTGTTGCGTGCTCAGGGCCGGCTCGCTCGCCGCGTCGCCGTGTCCGGTGAGCGGGCCGACCGGTCGTGCCGGCTGAGGGGCAGCTCCCACCCTCGCATCGCCGGTGGGCCTCGGGCCACCGCAGGGTGCGTGCTGCCGCCCGCCCGCCGTCAGATCATCAAGCCGTTCGCCGAGCCGGGCGCCGCTCCGGTGGAACCGCGCACGATGAGCTCGGGCACGAAGAGCAGCTCGGTGCGGGGCACCGTGGAGCCGCCGATCTCCGCGGCGAGCGTGGTCACCGCGGCCTGGCACATCGCCGCGACCGGCTGGCGGATGGTCGTCAGCGGCGGGTCGGTGTAGGGGATGAGCGCGGAGTCGTCGTAGCCGACCACGGACAGGTCGTTGGGCACCTTCAGGCCACGGGATCGGGCCGCCCGGACCGCGCCCAGCGCCATGAGGTCGGATCCGCAGATGACGGCGGTGCACCCGGCATCGAGCAGCAACGACCCGGCGCTCAGGCCCCCCTCCACGGTGAACAGCGTGGTGACGACCGGCGGGTCGGTCACGTCCAGGTAGGTGTGCATGGCTTCGAGGAACCCCTCGCGCTTGCGGTGCGCCGGCACGAACCGGTCGGGCCCGAGGGCCAGGCCGATGGTGCGGTGGCCCTGCGAGGCGAGGTGACGTACCGCCAGGTCCATGCTCCCGCGGTCGTCGGCGGAGAATGACGGCGCGTCGATGGCGGGGTTGTGCCCGTTGAGGAGCACGAACGGTACGCCGCGCTCGCGCAGGCGCAGGTATCGGGACGGGTCCGCCTGGGAGTCCGCGTGCAACCCGGAGACGAAGACGATGCCGTCGACGTCGTGGTCGAGCAGCATCTCGACGTAGTCGTCCTCGGTGGTCCCGCCGGGTGACTGGGTGCACAGCAGCGGAGTGAACCCGATCGTGGCCAGCATCGACTCGATGGCCTGCGCGAACGCGGGGAACACCGGGTTGGAGAGCTCGGGCACGATCAGGCCGACGAGGCCCGCGGACCGAGCGCGCAGCTTCTCCGGTCGCTCGTACCCGAGCAGATCCAGGGCCGCGAGCACGGCTCTACGGGTCTCGCCCGCCACGCCCGGTTTGCCGTTGAGCACGCGGGAGACGGTTGCTGTGCTGACGCCGGCCTGGTCGGCGACGTCTGTCAGCCTGGTGCGCCCTTGCATGGCTGGTCCTGACCAATCTGTCACGCGATGCGCGGTGCGCGCAGCGACTCTGTATCTGATGCCTGAAAGTTACTGCAAGAGGTTGCAAGAAAGCCAGCACATGGATACCGTCATTGGTATCCGGAAGGGCTCCTGGGAATTGTAGACAGGACTGAAACCGGCTTGAAACAGACGACACACACTTACAGGAGCTGAAAGATGCGACGGAGCATCACCCTTGTGGCCGCGGCGGTCGGAGCGACGCTGGCCCTGGCCGCCTGCGGCGGCGGTGACACCACGAACGACGAGACCCCCGAGCCGGCCGCCGAGGAGACGACGGAGGATGGTGAGCTCTCCGGCACCCTGACGATCTGGGCCGACGAGACGCGTATCGATCTCGTCAAGGAGATCGGTTCCCAGTTCACCGAGCAGACCGACATCGGCATCGACGTGGTCCAGAAGGCCTCCGCCGACATCGGTGACGACTTCATCAACACCGTCCCGACCGGCGAGGGCCCGGACATCATCGTCGTCGCCCACGACGGGCTCGGCGGCTGGGTCACCAACGGCGTCGTCGGCACGGTCGAGCTCGGTGAGAAGGCCGACCAGTTCTCCCAGTCCGCCCTCAACGGCGTGACGTACGACGGCCAGGTGTACGGCGTCCCGTACGCCATCGAGAACATCGCGCTCGTGCGCAACAACGCGATGCTCACCGAGACCCCGGACACCTGGGACGCGATGGTCGCGGCCGCGCAGGAGACCGGCGCGAAGTACCCGGTCCTCATCCAGCAGGACCCCGTGGCCTCCGACCCCTACCACCTGTACCCGCTGCAGACGTCGTTCGGGGCGCCGGTGTTCGCGAGCACCGAGGACGGCTCCTACACCGCCGACCTCGCCATGGGTGACGACGCCGGCCAGGCGTTCGCCGAGTTCCTCGCCGCACAGGGCGCCGCCGGGGTGCTGGACGTGAACATCAGCGCCGACATCGCCAAGCAGGCGTTCCTCGACGGCGAGTCCCCGTACATCGTCACCGGGCCGTGGAACACCACCGCCTTCACCGAGGCGGGCATGGACATCAGCGTGCTGCCCGTGCCCAGCGCCGGTGGCCAGGAGGCGCAGCCGTTCGTGGGCGTCCAGGCCTTCTTCCCGAACATCGACTCGGAGAACGCGCTGCTCGTGAACGAGTTCCTCGTGAACTTCATCGCGACCCCCGAGGTGCAGACGCAGCTCTTCGAGCTCGGCGGGCGTGTGCCGGCGATGACCGAGGCCGCCGAGAGCCTGGAGGACCCGATCCTGCAGGGCTTCAACGCCGCGGGTGCCACCGGTGCCCCGATGCCTGCGATTCCGCAGATGTCCGCGGTGTGGGAGTTCTGGGGCGCCGCCGAGGCCGACCTCATCAAGGGTGCCGCCGCGCCGGCCGACCGCTGGACCACCATGGTGGACAACGTCTCGACCGCCATCTCCGGCAGCTGATCCAACCTGGTTCGACCGGGTGACGGCGCGGCTCCCGGCCGCGCCGTCACCCGGCGTCATACCCGCCCCGGAGCCCGGGGCGACGACGTCATCGCCGACGAAGGAACAGACGTGACACCTGCGCCGCGCACCGCGGAGAGACTGCGCCGAACCGCCACCGACCTCCCGCGTACCGACTCGCACGCACGCCGGTACGGGCCCGGGTTCCTGGCCAAGCTCGCTGCTGTCGGCCTCGTCGACGCGCTGGGCGTCTACGGGATCTTCGCCGCCTCGGCCGTGTCCCACTGGGGGATCGTCGCGGTCCTCGCGGTGGCGCTCATCGCGGTGAACTGGGTCTACTTCTCCCGTCGCATGGTGCCGGCGAAGTACCTGGTCCCGGGACTGTTCTTCCTGCTGATCTACCAGCTGTTCGTGATGGCCTACACCGGGTACGTCTCGTTCACGAACTACGGCGACGGGCACAACTCCACCAAGGAGGACGCGATCACCGCGATCCTCCTGCAGAACGACCGGCGGGTCGAAGGATCCCCGACGGTGCCCCTGGCCGTGGTTCGCGAAGGGGAGACCCTCGGGTTCGCCGTCGTGCAGCAGGACGGCGACGTCGCGGTCGGGTCGGCCGAGGAGCCCCTCGCCGTCGTGGACGACGCCGTGGTCGAGGGCGACCGCATCACCGCTGTGCCTGGCTGGGAGGTGCTGCCCTTCGGCGAGGTCGCGAGGATCCAGCAGGAGGTCACCGGGCTGCGGGTGCCGCTGACGGAGGACCCCAACGACGGCGCCGTGCGCACGCAGAACGGCTCGAGCGGGTTTATCTCGCGCAGCTTCTACACCTACGACGCTGCGGCCGACACGATGACCAACACCGACGACGGCACCCTGTACCGCCCCAGCGACTCCGGCTCCTTCGTGGCCGAGGACGGGCGCGCGCTCACCCCGGGCTGGCGGGTGCCCGTGGGCCTGGACAACTACGTCGAGATGTTCACCAGCAGCCGGGTCTCGGGGCCGTTCTTCCAGGTCCTCGCGTGGACCTTCGCCTTCGCTGCACTGTCGGTCCTCACCACCTTCGCACTGGGACTGTTCCTCGCGATGGTCTTCAACGACCCGCGGGTACGTGGGCGGCGGCTTTACCGAGTCGCGCTCATACTGCCGTACGCGATCCCAGGCTTCCTGGGCACCCTGGTGTGGCGCGGCATGCTCAACGAACGGTTCGGCTTTCTCAACGAGGTCATCCTCGGCGGTGCGTCGATCCCGTGGCTGAACGACCCGTGGCTCGCCAAGCTCTCCGTGATCGGCGTCAACCTCTGGATCGGTTTCCCCTACATGTTCCTCATCTGTACCGGTGCGCTGCAGTCGATCCC
This window of the Georgenia yuyongxinii genome carries:
- a CDS encoding sugar ABC transporter substrate-binding protein, whose product is MRRSITLVAAAVGATLALAACGGGDTTNDETPEPAAEETTEDGELSGTLTIWADETRIDLVKEIGSQFTEQTDIGIDVVQKASADIGDDFINTVPTGEGPDIIVVAHDGLGGWVTNGVVGTVELGEKADQFSQSALNGVTYDGQVYGVPYAIENIALVRNNAMLTETPDTWDAMVAAAQETGAKYPVLIQQDPVASDPYHLYPLQTSFGAPVFASTEDGSYTADLAMGDDAGQAFAEFLAAQGAAGVLDVNISADIAKQAFLDGESPYIVTGPWNTTAFTEAGMDISVLPVPSAGGQEAQPFVGVQAFFPNIDSENALLVNEFLVNFIATPEVQTQLFELGGRVPAMTEAAESLEDPILQGFNAAGATGAPMPAIPQMSAVWEFWGAAEADLIKGAAAPADRWTTMVDNVSTAISGS
- a CDS encoding glycine--tRNA ligase; this translates as MAAPSRLDNVINLAKRRGFVYPSGEIYGGTRSAWDYGPLGVELKENIKRQWWRNMVTSRDDVVGLDSSVILPRQVWVASGHVGVFTDPLTECLSCHKRFRADQMEEEFEEKKGHAPANGLADIACPNCGNRGQWTEPRDFNMMLKTHLGPVEDDSGLHYLRPETAQGIFVNFANVMTSARRKPPFGIGQIGKSFRNEITPGNFIFRTREFEQMEMEFFVEPGTDVEWHQYWIDARTDWYTDLGIARDNLRHYEHPQEKLSHYSKRTVDIEYRFGFQGSEWGELEGVANRTDFDLTTHSEHSGQDLSYFDQAKNERWVPYVIEPAAGLTRSLMAFLVDAYTEDEAPNTKGGVDKRTVLRLDSRLAPVKAAVLPLSRNEQLSPVARDLATELRGYWNVDFDDAGAVGRRYRRQDEVGTPFCITVDFDSLEDQAVTVRERDSMTQERISLDKVRTYLAERLPGC
- a CDS encoding LacI family DNA-binding transcriptional regulator, with translation MQGRTRLTDVADQAGVSTATVSRVLNGKPGVAGETRRAVLAALDLLGYERPEKLRARSAGLVGLIVPELSNPVFPAFAQAIESMLATIGFTPLLCTQSPGGTTEDDYVEMLLDHDVDGIVFVSGLHADSQADPSRYLRLRERGVPFVLLNGHNPAIDAPSFSADDRGSMDLAVRHLASQGHRTIGLALGPDRFVPAHRKREGFLEAMHTYLDVTDPPVVTTLFTVEGGLSAGSLLLDAGCTAVICGSDLMALGAVRAARSRGLKVPNDLSVVGYDDSALIPYTDPPLTTIRQPVAAMCQAAVTTLAAEIGGSTVPRTELLFVPELIVRGSTGAAPGSANGLMI
- the dusB gene encoding tRNA dihydrouridine synthase DusB; this translates as MTDLQIGDIRLGSPIVLAPMAGVTNPPFRRLCREAGVAGLAAGAAADGTTAELAGPAGAATVTADRRGTYAPAGLYVTEMITSRALVERTPETMRMITPDPQEPVRSVQLYGVDPATIAAAVRILVAEDRADHVDLNFGCPVPKVTRKGGGAALPWKRDLFDAIVTHAVAAAREASAGRDHEVPVTVKMRMGIDPDHLTYLDAGRLAERAGVAAVALHARTAAQHYAGQAQWDTIARLKETVTTIPVLGNGDIWSAEDAEAMVTQTGCDGVVVGRGCQGRPWLFTDLVAAAHGSAVRVTPGLREVAAVIRRHAELMVEHFGEEGRALREMRKHMAWYLKGYVVGGEARHDLGMVSSLDDLDERLAALDLDQPYPGAAAEGPRGRAGSPKQPHLPDGWLGSRDMDEELLAMLAHAELSVSGG
- a CDS encoding glycoside hydrolase family 13 protein, with amino-acid sequence MRPSTDLTVHTPEPHRDEEWWRHAVIYQVYPRSFADADGDGLGDLPGITGRLDHLATLGVDAVWLSPFYRSPQADGGYDVADYRDIDPIFGTLADADALLARAHELGLRVIVDLVPNHTSDQHAWFQAALEAGPGSRERARYIFREGQGETGEEAPNNWESVFGGAAWTRVRDRVDAVGSSWANDAQWYLHLFDSSQPDLNWDNPEVRAEFEDVLRFWLDRGVDGFRVDVAHGLVKAPGMPDWSGHVTMVEGAEDAEDTSDEPPVSRTSEEHHARPPMYDQDGVHEVYRAWRRVLDAYPGERILVAEAWVDPVERLSRYVRPDEMHQAFNFGYLVSRWDAPALRDVITASLRANDDVGAPTTWVLSNHDVVRHASRLGLERTGKGPNGIGPEDPQPDAALGLRRAGAATLLMLALPGSAYVYQGEELGLPEHTALPDAVRQDPAFFRTNGDEKGRDGCRVPLPWEADAPGFGFSPTGTTWLPQPAAWAALAVDAQTGRAGSTLELYRTALRLRRELGLGVGGLALAEEHRDSDTVVGLINTALPEEARAAVLVVANLGATPLMLPEGTEVLLASGELLHDDGRVTLPADTTVWLVRRTG
- a CDS encoding ABC transporter permease subunit encodes the protein MTPAPRTAERLRRTATDLPRTDSHARRYGPGFLAKLAAVGLVDALGVYGIFAASAVSHWGIVAVLAVALIAVNWVYFSRRMVPAKYLVPGLFFLLIYQLFVMAYTGYVSFTNYGDGHNSTKEDAITAILLQNDRRVEGSPTVPLAVVREGETLGFAVVQQDGDVAVGSAEEPLAVVDDAVVEGDRITAVPGWEVLPFGEVARIQQEVTGLRVPLTEDPNDGAVRTQNGSSGFISRSFYTYDAAADTMTNTDDGTLYRPSDSGSFVAEDGRALTPGWRVPVGLDNYVEMFTSSRVSGPFFQVLAWTFAFAALSVLTTFALGLFLAMVFNDPRVRGRRLYRVALILPYAIPGFLGTLVWRGMLNERFGFLNEVILGGASIPWLNDPWLAKLSVIGVNLWIGFPYMFLICTGALQSIPGDVIESARMDGAGRLRIFRSITLPLLLVSTAPLLIASFAFNFNNFNLIYMLTGGGPNFPDAPIPLGATDILITMVYSTAFEGGQRDYGLASAMSIVIFIIVGLVAWLGFRQTRKLEEI